The DNA window TTGTGTGCTCGATCAGTTCGCGCCCCAGTCGAATCGTATCGCCCAACTCACCCGGTGGCAGCGGCCGCTCAGTCACTGGCGCCCCGGCGCCTCGCGGTTGGGCTGCCGCCAGCAGGCCCGACAACAAACACGCGCCAGCCAGGATGCTCATTCGCCACGCGTACCACTGTGCGGCGAACTGCGTGGTGTTCGGCCGCCTCACGGCGCCACCTTCTCAAACACCACAAAATAATTCTCTTGTAATAGATCGCCTTCTTCGCGCGCCTTGCGAAATCCCGCTTGGGCAATCTCGCTTTCAAAGGTCTCCTGGCCGGCGCGGACATGCGACATGATCCAATCCGAACTCTTGCCTTCGACGCGTTGGAAGTCGATCAGTATCACTCGGCCGTCCGGCTTCAGGGCGCGATGGAGCGACACCATCGTCTTCTGCGGGAATTCAAAGTGGTGATACGCGTCGCAGATAAACGCCACATCGACCGACTCGGGCGGCAACTCGGTGGAATCGGCCTTGCACAGCAACGTGTCGACGTTCCGCCGCTCCGCCGCGCGGCTGTCCTGCGCGATGTGATCGAGAAACTTCTGGGCAATGTCGACGGCAATCACACGTCCTTTGTCACCCACCGCCTCGGAAAGCAGCCGCGTGAAAAGTCCGGTGCCGGCGCCGATGTCGGCCACCGTTTCGCCCGGTTCAATCCGACAGGCCGCGACGATTTCGTTACGCAGGTGGAATACTTCGCGGCTCTCCACCTCGAACTTGCCAATAAAGTCGTGCACGTCCGGGTTTTGGAAGGAGTCGTTGATTCCGGGCCGGACGCTCGTTTCCTGAGCATGCCCGCTCCGCGCTGAGCAGGCGAGGATCAAGCAAATCAAGAGTTTGCTCACTAATCGCATATCGAGGCGCTCCGTGGTTTCGGATTGTTCCGGTACTACGCGACGAGTTGTCGGCTGCACGCGCCATGCCGGACGGCGCGTATTCCCTTGCCGGTTGAATCGCGCCAGTTGTTTCACTCGTTATTCTGACGGCTACAACTGGTTGAATCCAGCGAGTTCGAGTCGTCCACTGGCCATCGCCGTCGATCGGCGATTTCGCGATCCATTAGCCACAACAAGATTTGTTCGCCTGCGTTGCGCAGGCCGTTGAGGAGTTCTCGCCGCCAGCTACCTGATTCCACGGCATCCGGGCAAGCAGCATGCCCATGGCGCAGGTATCGGTGACTCCGGCGAAGACGAGTCCGGCACCAACAAACGCAGCCAAACCAATCCAATACACGCTAACAAACGCGCTGAGCAGCGAAGCTGTCAATACTATTAGCCCTGCCGCAATGCGCACCTGCCGCTCCAGCGAGATCGTCTTCTTGCCGCGCGCGACGGGCAGACCGGCCTGTTCCCACGCCAGCGTGCCGCCATCGATATTCACGATGTTTGAGAATCCGGCGGCTGCGAATTTCTCGCAAGCCTTCCTGCTCCGGGCACCCGATCGACATATGACATAGAGCGGCCGCGCGGCGTCGTGGCTGGCGGCGCACTTCGCCGCATCCAATTGGTCCAACGGGACGTTCCGCGCGAGACCCACATGCGCCTCGCGAAACTCCGCTGGCGTCCGCACGTCGATCAAATCGACCAACGTGCCAGCCTGCGCCAAGTCGAACAGTTGACGTGGGGAAATCGTGTTGATCGTCATGTCGTCCTCCTGAATCATCTCGATGGAGACATCGATAGGCAAGTATTTTACGAACAGCCAGTCGAAAACAATTCAGCGGCTGGCCGCCGCGTCGAACCGCTCCTCGACGCAGCGCATGATGCTCTTCAGATGGGGATCCGCCACACGGTAAAACACCTTGCGTCCCTCCTTTTCGCTGGTGAGAAAGCCACAGCGTTGCATCAGCCGCAAATGTTCGGACGCCATTGCCGTTGGCAGCTCGCACGCCTCGGCCAATTCGCCCACGGAATAATCCCCCGCGAGCAACATTTGGATCATTCGCAACCGATGCGGATGCGCCAGCACGCGCAAGCACTCCGCCGCCTGGCTCAGGGCCTCCAAATCAGTCCAATGTTTCTTGGCCTTGCTCATGCGAACCTCTCTTGGACAATCTAATATATCGGAACATTCCGACTTGTTAACTCAAAGAATCTGGAATCTGGAATTACTTCTGGCGACGAGCATTTCTGAGTCGTCCCGGCGCTGGGTAACCACAACCTGCGGAATTCGGATTTCGGTAGTCGTTGTTTCCAGAGGCGCGGAGACATTTATTCGTCAGGCCGGCATGTCTGGCTCGGTTGATGCTCAAAGAATCAAAATGTTCACGATTTGCGAATTTACGTCAGCAATTATTGAAAATTGACTGCGCCAACTCTTGGCAATGGCTGCCGATGGACAATACTGGAGCGATGCGGTAGCTGACACCCCTTTGGCACGTTCAATGACCGGCCTCACTCAAACTCGGCCGACTTGGCATGACCTGCACGAGGCTCGGCTGGCGCGCCGCCTTCGCGAGGAATGGATCAACACGCTCACGCATGCGATTGGATGCGCGCTAGGGGTGGCTGCGGTTGTCGGACTGACCATCACCGTCGTGCAACACGGCAATGGCGCCCAAATCTTTGCCTGCGTCGTTTACGGCGCCGCCTTGATCTCTGTCTATTTGGCGTCGTCGCTTTCGCATGCGTTGCATCAATCGCGTTGGCGTCAGGCGGCGCGAATGCTCGATCAGGCGTTCATCTTTTTGCTCATCGCCGGCACCTTCATGCCACCGGCCATGACTTACCTGCCGCGAGGACGGTGGTGGATCGTGCCGGCCGTCATGTGGGGGATCGCGCTCGCCGGCTTCGTCTCCAAGGCCTTCTTCGCCCACCGAGTGGAAGCTGTCACGGCACGGTTGCATCTCCTTTTGGGGTGGATGCCCGTGTTGGCCGCCAAGCCATTGATCTTGGTCGCGCCGGTCGGCATGTTTGCGTGGTTTGTCGCGGGCGGAGTTTGCTATACGCTCGGCACCCTATTCCTGCATCGCGACCATCTGCCATATTTTCATGCGGTTTGGCATCTACTGGTCATCGCGGGCAGCATTTGCCACTTTATCGCCATTTGGGTGTACTGCACGGCGCCGCTTGCCTGATTGCCTTGAGTAGTGGAGCGTGAGCCATTTTAGTGACTTTGCCGAGCTTGTGCCGCCTGATTGCGTTACTGTGCGTGACCCAATTGACACTAGCCGGCGCATCAGTTGCGGCCACTGAAGCCGTAGCGGCTCCAGCGCGGTTCTTGTTCACGTCGCAAGGCAAGACCGCGATCGCGAATGCCGATGGAAGCGACTTGCGATACTTGGAATTGGATGCGCCAGGTCAGGCAACCTGGCAGCCCGGACCAAGTTTTGCGGATGGTCGGCACATTGTCCTGCTCAGCATGGAACCTCGCCGCGACGGCATCGGCAAGCCATTCGAAGAGTTCTATACCCAAACGCCGACACACCTATGGCGCTACGATCTGGACTCGGGAGACCTTGCGGAACTTTGCACCAAGAATCGGTTGGCCCCGTTTGTCACCCCGGCCTTGTTGCTATCAGACGATCGCCTGTTGGTGCAAGTAGTGCGCGACAAGGTGGGGCAAATATTCAGTGTTCGGCTCGATGGCAGCGACCCGCGCGAGTTCACCCGCGCGGGCGAGGGTTTGCCATATGGGTTGAGCCTGAGCCCTGATGGCCAGCGGGTGGCGTTCCATCTGGCTAGCCCGCAAGGTTACCAGATTTGGACCAGTGACCTCGACGGCCAGAATCGGATGCAAGTGGCAGGGCATCCAGATCATTTGTACTTTGGCACCAGTTGGTCGCCGGACGGCAAATGGATTCTGTTTGTCGATTGTCTCTACAAGAACGACCCGGGACACGATTGGTGTGATGTGTGCGTTGGCAGAGCAGATGGCGCTGAACTTCGCGTGCTGACGAGTGGGCAAGCGATGTGGTTCGCTGCCACCTATGGCGACCCGACGACTCGCGGCGGTGGATCGAACCTGCCCGCTTGGACGCCGGAGGGCAAGATTCTGTTTCCTCGACGACTGCCAGAATCTAAAGTCGCGTGGGAGTATCAAGCCAACCGCGTCGACGTGGATCATTTCAATCGCGATTTCAAGCCAGAACTAGCGCATGGCGGCACGGAGATTTGCCTTCTCGATCCGAGGAACGGCGAGCAAAAAGCGCTGACGCGGAACGCCCCCTCGATGTGGGACTTTCGAGCCAGCGCATCGCCCGATAGTCGGTGGATTGTGTTTTGCCGCGCGGCAACGGGTGGCGAGCCGAGCATTTGGGTGATGAACGCAAACGGCGAGAACGCGCGCCGAATTACTGGTGGCGTGGACGATCGCGGGGCCGATCATCCTCGCTGGCTGACCAGGTAACTACCTCCCAATCTGCACGTCCGCTAGCTCAAGCAGCGGACGCCAATCATTTTCTTGCAAATGGTGTTGAGCGCCGCAGCGCGGCCATGCAAGATGAATGACCGACGAACAAGACTTTCGCCGTCCGACGAATTCGCGGCTCAATGCTTCAGCTATATTCTCGCAGCAATTGAGGGGGTTCCCATGAGCACGGAAAGCGCAACGGTTCGCGACCTGCGGCGTCTTTGGAAGCCGCACAAGCTGCGATTGAATGGCGTGCAGTCCGACCACCCGACAGCGGTGCGTTTTCATCGCGCGTGCAGTTGGTTGGCGGAAGCCGAAAAAATGGATCCCAATGACCAAAGCGATTTAGTGCTGATCCAACAGTGGGTGGCCTTCAATGCCTTGTATGGACAATGGGACGAGGTGGCGCACGAGCCCGCTCCGGATCGCAGCCGCTGGATGACATTTCTGAAGGAGATCAAGGATCTCGATGAAGAACAGCGTCTGCCTCAGTTGCTGCTTGCCGAGCGCGATTTGGTGATCGAAATTTTGGGTAATTCGTACCTCAATCGGTCGTATTGGCGAGCCGAATGCCCTGAGCAGCAGCAGAAATTCGCGCGCGCAAAATTCGAGGCGCAATCGTGGTATTTTGAGAAACGCTATTTGGTCATTCTCGAACAGGTGCTCGAACGCGTGTATCTGCTGCGTTGCCAGATCATGCACGGCGCCGCCACGTGCGGCAGCCAACTCAACCGCGATGCGCTGGCCATCTGCACGCGCATCTTGCGACTGTTCATGCCAATTGTGCTGCAGGTTTGGATCGATCACGGTTCCGATCGCGATTGGGGAGCGCTCTGCTACCCACCCTTGTCGGCACCAGAGCGGCTGGTGCGCCCGCGATAACTGCTCAGCGGGCGCGGCCAGAATCAGCGCTGATCCGCTGATTCCAGATGGCCACCGCCACCAACATCAAACCGAGTATCACCAACCGTGTTTCCGCCGTCGGCTGCCAGACCGACTGCATGCCGGGAAGTTGAATCGCCAGCGAGCCCACCAACTGCAGCGCGATGTCGAGGTGCGCCACGACAAGCACGCCGATGAGCGTGCGCACCACGCCACCATAACCCCCAGTCACGCTGGTCCCTCCGAGCACTACGCAGGCTATCGCCTCCAGTTCGCGTCCCTGTCCGGCATGTGGGATGGCCGCGCCACTGCGCGCTGTATAAAAAACGGCGACTAGCCCCGCCACGGCGCCGCAGACAATGTAGATCGACGCCTCCAACCGGCGGACGGGCAGCACAGCAAACCGTGCGGCGGTTCGATTGACTCCCATCGCGTAGAGGTAGCGCCCAAAACGAGTGTGGTGGATGAACATGTAGGCCACAACAAACACAGCGGCCAGTAGCCACACCTGATTCGGCAAGCCGATGCCTCCCGATATCACTACGCTATCCTGACTCAACGCGGTAAATTCACTCGGCAAGCCGCCGATCCGTTCGCCACGCGATAGCGCCATCGCCAAACCAGCGTAAAAGGCGAGCGTCGCCAGGGTGGCGATGATCGAAGAGACACCGGCCACGACCAGGACCGCGTTGCCCGCGCCAGCCAACGCCCCAACTAAAACCGCGGCGACGGCCGCGAGTCCAATGGGCCAGTCATGGTGGCGCCAGAGCTGGCCAAGCGTGACGCTAGCCAGCGCCATTGTTGATCCGATCGACAGGTCGATTCCCCCGGTCAAGATGATTGGCGTCAGCGCCAGGGCCAGAGCGCCGGTCTCCAGCCAAGCAGGCCAAAACAACAGCACGGAACTGGGATGCTCCAACTCGCTGCCCAGCAAACCCAGCGCGAGGAGCAGTATCGCCATTGGCAGCGCCCAACTCAGGCGCCGCGTCGTGATAAGCGTTCGTCCAGTAGTCGCCAAAGTAAATCCCATACAACAGCCGCAAGAATCAAGCCACCAATCACCAGATCGCTGTGGTATCGCGACACTTGCCATAGAACGAGGGAGTTGTGAACCAAGCTAATCAAGAGCGCGCCGAGCAGGACGCCAAACGCCGAGCCACGACCACCGGTAATCGCGGCGCCGCCGATCACCGCGGCGGCGATTGCGCGCATCTCGTAGCCGGTGCCCATCGACGACTGCATGGCGCCGGTCTGTGCAAGCTCTAAGATGCCGGCCAGGGCCGCAAGGAGACCTCCAGCGCCAAAGGCAAGGGACCAAACCAGCTTTTGCGATATGCCGACAGTTCGGGCCGCCAGTGGATTTGCCCCGTAGGCGTAAAGAAAGCGTCCCCAAGTCGTGCGATTCTGAATAAACTGCGCGAAAGCCATGACACACAACATGAGCAGAATCGAGCTGTTTACCGCGCCCCATCGATAGGTTGCCAATTGATCGAATTGGCGCGGCAAATCGGTCAGCGCGTCCCCCCCGGTGAGCATGATCAGGCCACCGCGAAGCGCGGTCATCATGGCGAGCGTGACAACGATCGGATGCACTCGTCCCGCCAGCGCGAGTCCGGCGTTCAGCAGTCCGGCGGCCATACCGGCGGCTAGCCCCATTCCGATACCCAACGGAATCGACACAAAATCGGGCAACGACGATTTCATGGTCATGGCGGCCACCGCCGCGCCGAGCGCGAAGATGGCGCCAATCGAAATGTCGATGGCGCCTGCCACGATCACGAGCGACGCGGCCAGCGCCAAAATGGCCCAAACGGCCGTGCTGGCGCCAACTGCCGACAAATTTCCGGACGAAAGAAAA is part of the Pirellulales bacterium genome and encodes:
- a CDS encoding DUF2892 domain-containing protein, whose product is MNTISPRQLFDLAQAGTLVDLIDVRTPAEFREAHVGLARNVPLDQLDAAKCAASHDAARPLYVICRSGARSRKACEKFAAAGFSNIVNIDGGTLAWEQAGLPVARGKKTISLERQVRIAAGLIVLTASLLSAFVSVYWIGLAAFVGAGLVFAGVTDTCAMGMLLARMPWNQVAGGENSSTACATQANKSCCG
- a CDS encoding ABC transporter permease, whose protein sequence is MAILLLALGLLGSELEHPSSVLLFWPAWLETGALALALTPIILTGGIDLSIGSTMALASVTLGQLWRHHDWPIGLAAVAAVLVGALAGAGNAVLVVAGVSSIIATLATLAFYAGLAMALSRGERIGGLPSEFTALSQDSVVISGGIGLPNQVWLLAAVFVVAYMFIHHTRFGRYLYAMGVNRTAARFAVLPVRRLEASIYIVCGAVAGLVAVFYTARSGAAIPHAGQGRELEAIACVVLGGTSVTGGYGGVVRTLIGVLVVAHLDIALQLVGSLAIQLPGMQSVWQPTAETRLVILGLMLVAVAIWNQRISADSGRAR
- a CDS encoding hemolysin III family protein translates to MTGLTQTRPTWHDLHEARLARRLREEWINTLTHAIGCALGVAAVVGLTITVVQHGNGAQIFACVVYGAALISVYLASSLSHALHQSRWRQAARMLDQAFIFLLIAGTFMPPAMTYLPRGRWWIVPAVMWGIALAGFVSKAFFAHRVEAVTARLHLLLGWMPVLAAKPLILVAPVGMFAWFVAGGVCYTLGTLFLHRDHLPYFHAVWHLLVIAGSICHFIAIWVYCTAPLA
- a CDS encoding metalloregulator ArsR/SmtB family transcription factor → MSKAKKHWTDLEALSQAAECLRVLAHPHRLRMIQMLLAGDYSVGELAEACELPTAMASEHLRLMQRCGFLTSEKEGRKVFYRVADPHLKSIMRCVEERFDAAASR
- a CDS encoding methyltransferase domain-containing protein, with the protein product MRLVSKLLICLILACSARSGHAQETSVRPGINDSFQNPDVHDFIGKFEVESREVFHLRNEIVAACRIEPGETVADIGAGTGLFTRLLSEAVGDKGRVIAVDIAQKFLDHIAQDSRAAERRNVDTLLCKADSTELPPESVDVAFICDAYHHFEFPQKTMVSLHRALKPDGRVILIDFQRVEGKSSDWIMSHVRAGQETFESEIAQAGFRKAREEGDLLQENYFVVFEKVAP